From a region of the Roseivirga sp. 4D4 genome:
- the gldE gene encoding gliding motility-associated protein GldE yields the protein MDLPADDPEPSLVLFSQFTELSGSYVIINGVAFILLILASALISGSEVAFFSLDRTQLSKFKEEDTPSGNAILKLLDRKRYLLATILIMNNLINIAIVTLATFFTWTLVDTKTPEGAVVLTLTIIVTFIILFFGEVVPKNFANQHNATFAKTTAKGLLLLERVLRPFSFLLISVTNVIEKNVEKKGQNLTVDELNQALEITTGEDTTEEEKGILKGIVNFSTLGVKQVMKSRMDITAVDIELDFHELMDKINKCGFSRIPAFNETIDKIEGILYIKDLIAHIDKDEDFAWQTLLRPGFFVPENKKVDALLKDFQEQRVHMAIIVDEYGGTSGLITMEDIIEEIVGEINDEFDDEDIAYNKLDNATYIFEGKTTLNDFCKIVEVEPALFDKVKGESESLGGLLLEINAKLPRAGEKIAFENFLFTIVAVDARRIKRIRVFIKPTA from the coding sequence TTGGACTTACCCGCAGACGACCCCGAGCCTAGTTTAGTGCTCTTTTCCCAGTTCACAGAACTATCAGGCAGTTATGTAATTATTAACGGGGTAGCCTTTATTTTACTTATTCTGGCTTCGGCCCTGATCTCAGGATCTGAGGTTGCTTTCTTCTCTTTGGATAGAACACAATTGTCTAAGTTCAAAGAAGAAGACACGCCATCAGGAAATGCCATTCTAAAGCTTCTAGATAGAAAAAGGTACCTGCTTGCGACCATTTTGATCATGAATAACTTGATCAACATTGCCATAGTCACGCTGGCCACTTTCTTTACCTGGACGCTTGTAGACACTAAAACTCCAGAAGGAGCTGTGGTACTGACATTGACCATCATCGTCACATTTATCATTCTCTTTTTCGGTGAAGTGGTCCCCAAAAATTTCGCTAACCAGCACAATGCTACTTTCGCCAAGACAACGGCAAAAGGCCTACTCCTCCTCGAAAGAGTCCTCAGACCATTCTCTTTTCTCTTAATCTCAGTTACCAATGTGATTGAAAAGAACGTGGAGAAAAAAGGTCAGAACCTAACGGTAGATGAGCTAAACCAAGCGCTAGAAATTACTACTGGAGAAGACACCACCGAAGAGGAAAAGGGAATCCTAAAAGGTATAGTGAACTTCAGCACACTTGGGGTGAAACAGGTCATGAAGTCCAGAATGGACATCACTGCTGTTGATATTGAGCTAGACTTTCATGAGCTCATGGATAAAATCAATAAGTGCGGCTTTTCAAGAATCCCCGCATTTAACGAAACCATAGATAAAATCGAAGGCATCTTATACATCAAAGACCTAATTGCTCATATTGACAAGGATGAAGACTTTGCTTGGCAAACCCTGCTTCGACCTGGCTTCTTTGTCCCTGAGAACAAAAAAGTTGACGCTCTGCTGAAAGATTTCCAAGAGCAGCGGGTTCATATGGCAATCATCGTAGATGAATATGGTGGCACCTCAGGGCTGATTACCATGGAAGATATCATCGAAGAAATCGTAGGTGAAATCAATGATGAGTTCGATGATGAAGACATAGCCTACAATAAACTCGACAACGCTACGTATATCTTCGAAGGCAAAACGACCCTAAACGATTTTTGCAAAATTGTGGAAGTCGAGCCTGCACTTTTTGACAAAGTCAAGGGAGAAAGTGAGTCTTTAGGAGGTTTACTTTTGGAGATCAACGCCAAACTACCTCGCGCTGGAGAAAAGATTGCTTTTGAAAACTTCCTATTCACTATTGTCGCGGTTGACGCCAGGCGCATAAAGAGAATTCGAGTTTTTATTAAACCCACAGCCTAA
- a CDS encoding single-stranded DNA-binding protein produces the protein MAGVNKVILVGNLGKDPEVRHLDNGRAVANFSLATSETYKNKQGERVTNTEWHNVVLWTPLAEIAERFLKKGGQVYIEGKLTTRSWDDQDGNKRYTTEVVGREMTLLGSRPEGGGGAPQSSPANPATESPVSSIPEDDTDDLPF, from the coding sequence ATGGCAGGAGTAAACAAAGTAATCTTGGTTGGTAATTTGGGTAAAGACCCTGAAGTTCGTCACTTGGACAATGGTAGAGCAGTAGCCAACTTCTCTCTAGCGACAAGTGAGACCTACAAAAACAAGCAAGGTGAACGTGTAACTAATACTGAATGGCATAATGTTGTCCTTTGGACGCCTCTTGCTGAAATCGCTGAGCGATTTTTAAAAAAGGGTGGCCAAGTGTATATTGAAGGTAAGTTGACAACTCGTTCTTGGGACGATCAAGACGGCAATAAGCGATACACTACCGAAGTTGTGGGACGCGAAATGACTTTACTGGGCAGCCGCCCTGAAGGTGGCGGTGGAGCTCCTCAAAGTAGCCCTGCTAACCCTGCTACAGAAAGTCCCGTATCTAGTATTCCGGAAGACGATACTGACGACTTACCATTCTAA
- a CDS encoding tetratricopeptide repeat protein, with amino-acid sequence MNKFQVLLVVIGILLVVGIYSLPKVVVDNDGTAEAEFIDETVPGGIVDHSTEIPEEVQPRIVFWKDKLFSNGRIQPNIESLDSLMAVFIEINKYDSAAYYAALYAEELNQIPLWQKAGDAYFEAFTFALDKPKIDFLGAKAREIYQKILEEQPDNYDVKHNVAMTYVSSSSPMQGIMMLREILEQDPDNQRTLMSMGRMSIQTNQFENAVERFETYVQYYPQDIEGIFFLGVCYYETGQMVKAKAQFNKVKELGADEQIITAADEYLERIS; translated from the coding sequence ATGAATAAGTTTCAAGTATTACTCGTTGTTATTGGAATTCTACTGGTCGTTGGCATTTATAGCCTACCTAAAGTAGTTGTTGACAATGATGGTACAGCAGAAGCAGAGTTTATCGATGAGACCGTTCCTGGTGGAATAGTTGATCACAGTACGGAAATTCCTGAAGAGGTTCAACCTCGGATAGTTTTTTGGAAGGACAAACTGTTCAGCAATGGTCGAATTCAGCCAAATATTGAGTCGCTTGACTCTTTGATGGCCGTTTTTATTGAGATAAACAAATATGATAGTGCTGCTTACTATGCGGCATTATATGCTGAAGAACTTAATCAAATACCACTCTGGCAGAAGGCTGGAGATGCTTATTTCGAAGCATTTACGTTCGCTTTAGATAAGCCAAAAATTGATTTCCTTGGAGCTAAAGCACGCGAGATTTATCAAAAGATACTCGAAGAGCAGCCAGACAATTATGATGTCAAACACAATGTCGCAATGACTTATGTGTCTTCATCAAGCCCTATGCAAGGAATAATGATGTTAAGGGAGATTTTGGAGCAAGATCCAGATAACCAACGAACATTGATGAGCATGGGTAGAATGTCTATTCAAACAAACCAGTTTGAAAATGCCGTTGAGCGATTTGAAACCTACGTGCAATACTATCCACAGGATATCGAAGGAATTTTCTTTTTAGGAGTGTGCTATTACGAAACTGGCCAGATGGTCAAGGCGAAAGCACAATTCAATAAAGTCAAAGAATTAGGTGCCGATGAGCAGATTATAACAGCTGCTGACGAGTACCTGGAAAGAATAAGTTAA
- a CDS encoding ribonuclease E/G — translation MSNELIINSTQSGCRIALLKNKSLVEFHHDDDETKFNVGDIYLGTVKKIVPGLNAAFIDIGYEKDAFLHYLDLGPQIRSLNKYTKQALTNKNITGGLGKFKNEPDINKLGKMSQVLTKGQKILVQVVKEPISTKGPRLTCELSIAGRYMVLVPFSNAINVSKKITDGEERKRLLRLISSIKPEGFGVIIRTVAKTKSVSELDKDLRNLQETWKQGIKNLHKVKPRDKVIGEVSRASSLLRDILNESFDSVVSDDKEIHEEIKGFIQKIAPEKEKIAKLYNGKAKIFESFDVEKQLKSLFGKSVSLPKGGYLIIEHTEALHVIDVNSGNKSNAGADQESTALQVNMEAAKEVARQLRLRDMGGIIVIDFIDMRRAENKKQLYQFMKEQMSEDRAKNTILPLSKFGLMQITRQRVRPEMNIATREVCPTCNGTGKVSATILVSDQIEKNIEYILSTQNEKGVAIALHPFLHAYFTKGVFSKRWQWYRKYHTWVKIEKDSSLGLSDYTLYNKMGEEIEMKA, via the coding sequence TTGAGTAATGAATTAATCATTAATTCAACTCAGAGTGGATGTCGTATAGCCCTTCTTAAAAACAAGAGTTTAGTTGAATTTCATCATGATGATGATGAAACAAAATTCAATGTCGGAGATATATACCTGGGTACAGTCAAGAAGATTGTACCAGGTTTAAATGCCGCGTTCATTGATATCGGATACGAAAAGGATGCTTTTCTGCATTATTTGGACTTAGGTCCGCAGATTAGATCTTTGAATAAGTATACCAAACAGGCCCTTACCAATAAGAACATTACTGGTGGCCTGGGCAAATTCAAGAACGAACCAGACATTAATAAGCTTGGCAAAATGAGCCAGGTTTTGACAAAAGGACAAAAAATACTTGTTCAGGTTGTCAAAGAACCTATTTCAACTAAGGGGCCACGACTCACTTGTGAGTTGTCGATAGCGGGGCGCTACATGGTTTTAGTGCCTTTCTCTAATGCTATCAACGTTTCGAAAAAAATCACCGATGGTGAAGAGCGTAAAAGACTTTTACGCCTTATCTCATCTATTAAACCGGAAGGTTTTGGCGTCATTATTAGAACAGTGGCCAAGACCAAAAGCGTATCTGAATTAGACAAAGATCTTCGTAATCTTCAGGAAACCTGGAAACAGGGGATTAAGAACCTGCATAAAGTCAAACCTAGAGACAAGGTAATTGGCGAAGTGAGCAGAGCATCTTCCCTTTTGAGAGATATCCTCAACGAGTCATTTGACAGTGTCGTTTCAGATGACAAGGAGATCCACGAAGAGATTAAAGGGTTCATCCAAAAGATTGCCCCGGAAAAGGAAAAGATAGCCAAGCTGTATAATGGCAAGGCCAAAATCTTTGAATCATTTGATGTAGAGAAGCAGTTAAAATCACTTTTTGGAAAGTCTGTAAGTCTTCCAAAGGGAGGGTATCTCATTATTGAGCATACGGAAGCGCTGCATGTCATTGACGTGAACAGTGGTAACAAATCAAATGCTGGTGCCGATCAGGAATCTACCGCATTGCAAGTCAATATGGAGGCGGCTAAAGAAGTGGCGCGTCAATTGAGACTTCGTGATATGGGTGGAATTATCGTCATCGACTTCATCGATATGAGAAGAGCTGAGAATAAGAAGCAGCTTTATCAATTCATGAAGGAGCAGATGAGTGAGGATCGTGCTAAGAACACCATTCTGCCTCTCTCTAAGTTTGGTTTGATGCAGATCACCCGTCAGAGAGTTCGTCCTGAGATGAACATTGCCACAAGGGAGGTTTGCCCTACTTGTAACGGTACGGGTAAGGTGAGCGCAACCATTTTGGTCTCAGATCAGATCGAAAAGAATATAGAATACATTTTGAGTACTCAGAACGAGAAGGGCGTGGCAATTGCGCTACATCCATTCTTGCATGCGTACTTCACAAAAGGTGTCTTCTCGAAGAGATGGCAGTGGTACAGGAAGTATCACACTTGGGTGAAGATTGAAAAAGATAGTTCTTTGGGACTCTCCGATTATACCCTCTACAATAAGATGGGAGAGGAAATCGAAATGAAAGCATAA
- the recG gene encoding ATP-dependent DNA helicase RecG, which translates to MPSFFDTSIEFLKGVGPQKAALIGKELGLFTYGDLIQHYPFRYEDRTKFQKIGEVHADMPFVQMKGRITKLDTIGELRKKRLVARFSDDTGEIELVWFKGIPWVSKKLRLGVDYVVFGKPAAFGRKINVAHPEIEVLTTQNEKTSFLQPVYHTSEKMKAKFLDSKALSKLVRQVMVLAERHIHETLPQHLTDQFGLIEKHFALWHIHFPSNNELLQKAIFRLKFEELFFIQLKLLTLKVSRVEKFKGQVFRDSSLLTAFYNDHLPFDLTNAQKRVIKEIYQDMKSGRQMNRLLQGDVGSGKTIVAFICMLLVVNSGSQASMMAPTEILADQHYEGLKEYADKLNIGIAKLTGSSKTKERRIIHEGLQSGEIKILVGTHALIEDTVQFKNLGLAIIDEQHRFGVAQRAKLWNKNVSLFPHILVMTATPIPRTLAMTLYGDLDVSIIDEMPAGRKPIKTLHQYDAKRLEVFGFMKKEIAKGRQVYVVYPLIEESSKLDLKDLMDGYESIARAFPENHISIVHGKMKPQDKDFEMQRFVKHETQIMVATTVIEVGVNVPNASVMVIENAERFGLAQLHQLRGRVGRGADQSYCVLMTDYKLSKEARTRLETMVRTNNGFEIADVDLKLRGPGDITGTQQSGVLDMLIADIAKDTKILQAARNAASDLLDEDPTLAKPENSNILRHIKSLKKTTVNWGRIS; encoded by the coding sequence ATGCCCTCATTCTTCGATACCAGTATCGAATTTCTTAAGGGAGTTGGTCCCCAAAAAGCCGCCTTGATCGGTAAAGAACTTGGCCTGTTCACCTATGGTGACTTGATCCAACATTATCCCTTCCGCTATGAGGATCGCACCAAATTCCAGAAAATCGGTGAGGTACATGCTGATATGCCTTTTGTTCAAATGAAGGGACGCATTACTAAGCTCGACACCATTGGTGAGCTTAGAAAAAAGCGATTAGTGGCCCGCTTTTCGGATGACACCGGTGAAATTGAACTGGTCTGGTTTAAAGGCATCCCTTGGGTTAGCAAGAAGCTCAGGCTTGGTGTTGACTATGTTGTCTTTGGAAAGCCTGCGGCATTTGGTAGAAAAATCAATGTCGCTCACCCGGAAATTGAAGTTCTCACCACGCAAAACGAAAAAACTTCTTTCCTACAACCTGTCTATCATACTTCTGAGAAGATGAAGGCAAAGTTTCTGGATAGCAAAGCGCTTTCGAAACTGGTGAGGCAAGTGATGGTTTTGGCCGAGCGTCACATTCATGAAACTCTACCCCAGCATCTGACCGATCAATTCGGACTAATCGAAAAACACTTTGCCTTATGGCATATTCATTTCCCTTCGAACAATGAGCTATTACAGAAGGCCATTTTCAGACTGAAATTTGAAGAGCTGTTCTTTATTCAGCTAAAACTGTTGACCTTAAAAGTCTCTCGGGTAGAGAAATTCAAAGGGCAGGTCTTTCGAGACTCAAGCTTGCTGACGGCTTTCTACAATGATCATCTTCCTTTTGATCTGACTAATGCTCAAAAAAGAGTGATCAAAGAGATTTATCAAGACATGAAATCAGGGCGCCAAATGAACCGATTACTCCAAGGAGATGTCGGCTCGGGCAAAACTATTGTGGCTTTTATCTGCATGCTGTTAGTCGTCAATTCTGGAAGTCAGGCATCCATGATGGCTCCCACGGAAATACTGGCCGATCAGCACTATGAAGGCCTGAAGGAATACGCTGACAAATTGAATATTGGGATCGCCAAGCTAACAGGTTCCTCCAAAACCAAAGAGCGAAGAATTATTCATGAAGGTCTGCAATCGGGCGAAATTAAAATCCTAGTGGGTACACATGCCTTGATTGAAGACACAGTCCAATTCAAAAACCTGGGACTTGCAATTATAGATGAGCAGCATCGCTTTGGTGTGGCCCAACGGGCAAAGCTCTGGAACAAAAACGTCAGCCTCTTCCCCCACATATTGGTGATGACCGCCACCCCAATTCCGAGGACTTTAGCCATGACACTCTATGGTGACCTTGATGTATCGATAATTGACGAGATGCCAGCAGGTAGAAAGCCGATTAAGACCTTGCACCAGTACGATGCCAAGCGTCTGGAAGTCTTTGGCTTTATGAAAAAAGAAATTGCCAAGGGCCGACAGGTTTATGTAGTTTATCCTTTGATTGAAGAGTCGTCCAAACTCGACTTGAAAGATCTAATGGATGGCTATGAGAGCATTGCAAGAGCCTTTCCCGAAAACCACATCAGCATTGTGCATGGTAAGATGAAGCCTCAGGATAAAGACTTCGAAATGCAACGTTTCGTCAAACATGAAACTCAGATAATGGTCGCCACTACGGTTATCGAAGTGGGCGTTAATGTACCGAATGCCTCTGTAATGGTGATTGAGAATGCCGAACGCTTCGGCTTAGCGCAATTGCACCAATTAAGAGGTAGAGTAGGTCGCGGAGCGGATCAGTCTTACTGTGTACTTATGACAGACTATAAACTGAGCAAAGAGGCAAGGACAAGACTAGAAACCATGGTCCGAACCAACAATGGCTTCGAGATTGCCGATGTCGACTTGAAGCTACGTGGTCCTGGAGATATTACTGGCACTCAGCAAAGTGGTGTATTAGATATGTTGATCGCTGACATTGCCAAGGACACTAAAATTCTTCAGGCTGCTCGAAATGCTGCCAGTGATTTGTTAGATGAAGACCCAACGCTCGCCAAGCCAGAGAACAGCAATATTCTAAGACATATCAAGTCCCTAAAAAAGACAACTGTAAATTGGGGAAGAATTTCTTAG
- a CDS encoding carbohydrate binding family 9 domain-containing protein, with product MRYRSRVLVTVCTLLLTLTVKAQVKSVKADVPPEIDGVLDDDIWKQSPQVSGFKTFVPDFGKDIPYNTIAYVAHDSENLYFAIKCFDEPNLIKTSIAARDRIRADDWICINLDTFNGGQSLLGLYVNPNGIQMDTQFAAGSEDIGVDLIWYSAAKIDNEGYSVEIKIPFKSIRYSDDDGNVEMGVIFERRISRLSTQVSSPALDPEKGFAFLTQMMPLNYSGVRKYTLLELLPAITYSNNTIQENGQDVSEDNFEPSLTAKIGLTSELVLDATINPDFSQVESDAQQVEVNQRFAVNYPERRPFFLEGSQNFNFAASSMFSPVRQVVNTRTIVSPRAATKLTGKIGDKNIISTIYALDRADRSLSDFAEDETADVGIIRYMRSFTQDSYLGFIGTHRSRNGGSNSVVGFDGQYRFNEANVISGNFLNSTTQADRNSNSTSDNSMAIRIARNTRSFSGNINIEDIAQDFQSQVGFVTRTGITRLSGSVSPKLFPKEGLVQRWDFTVYGSITKDKPSGLNESVLYGSIAANLPKNTRLSVSADRSSEIFQGVEFRDGSISLSASSQLNKRLRVSTNYDWDNGIFYQAAEQGYGKRIRNFLDYQASDKLNFQVSHNFVSLYSEATDVKYYDLHILRGRLVYQANQYLFFRAIGQYNSLSKVWSPNFLASFTYIPGTVVHLGYGTVLERTRWDGQQYVPADNYLQTFSGFFFKASYLWRL from the coding sequence TTGAGGTATAGGTCAAGAGTGCTTGTGACAGTGTGTACATTACTTTTAACACTGACAGTCAAGGCACAAGTCAAATCGGTTAAAGCGGATGTTCCACCAGAAATTGATGGTGTTCTGGATGATGACATTTGGAAGCAAAGTCCTCAGGTTTCGGGTTTCAAAACCTTCGTGCCCGACTTTGGTAAAGACATTCCCTATAATACCATTGCCTATGTGGCGCACGATTCGGAAAACCTATATTTCGCAATCAAGTGTTTTGATGAACCCAATCTAATTAAGACCTCCATTGCCGCAAGAGATAGAATCAGAGCCGATGACTGGATATGTATTAACCTTGACACCTTTAATGGTGGCCAGTCCTTATTGGGTCTTTATGTGAATCCTAATGGTATTCAAATGGACACTCAGTTTGCCGCAGGTTCAGAAGATATTGGTGTGGATCTTATATGGTACAGTGCTGCAAAAATTGACAATGAGGGTTACAGCGTAGAGATCAAAATTCCATTTAAGAGTATTCGCTATAGCGATGATGACGGGAATGTAGAAATGGGTGTAATCTTCGAAAGAAGGATTTCGCGTCTTTCTACCCAAGTATCTTCTCCAGCCCTCGACCCCGAAAAAGGCTTCGCCTTTCTTACTCAGATGATGCCCTTGAACTATTCTGGTGTGAGAAAATATACACTGCTAGAATTGCTGCCTGCCATCACCTATAGCAATAATACGATACAAGAAAACGGGCAGGACGTAAGCGAGGATAACTTTGAGCCGAGTCTTACAGCCAAAATTGGCCTAACATCAGAGCTTGTATTGGATGCTACCATTAACCCTGACTTTAGCCAAGTGGAGTCAGATGCGCAGCAGGTAGAAGTGAATCAACGATTTGCCGTTAACTACCCTGAACGGAGACCATTCTTTTTGGAAGGGAGTCAAAATTTTAACTTCGCGGCTAGCTCTATGTTCTCACCTGTGAGGCAGGTTGTGAATACAAGGACCATTGTATCACCAAGAGCTGCTACTAAACTGACTGGAAAGATCGGTGATAAGAATATCATTTCTACCATTTACGCCTTGGATCGGGCCGATCGGTCGCTGAGTGATTTTGCTGAGGATGAAACGGCTGATGTGGGTATCATTAGATATATGCGTTCTTTCACTCAGGACAGTTACCTGGGCTTTATCGGCACGCATAGATCCAGAAATGGGGGCTCCAACTCAGTGGTCGGCTTCGATGGGCAATATCGTTTTAACGAAGCCAATGTGATTAGTGGCAATTTCTTAAACTCGACAACTCAGGCAGATAGGAATAGCAATTCCACCAGTGACAATTCTATGGCGATAAGGATTGCCAGAAATACCAGAAGCTTCAGCGGTAATATCAATATTGAAGACATTGCCCAAGACTTTCAATCCCAAGTTGGGTTTGTGACAAGAACAGGAATCACAAGACTTTCAGGTTCAGTATCACCAAAATTATTTCCAAAAGAGGGCCTGGTACAAAGATGGGATTTCACCGTTTATGGCTCTATTACTAAGGACAAACCCAGTGGTTTAAATGAAAGCGTACTTTATGGGTCAATAGCGGCTAACCTGCCGAAGAATACCCGACTAAGTGTTTCTGCGGATCGTTCTTCCGAAATATTTCAGGGGGTTGAGTTTAGAGATGGGTCAATTAGTCTTTCCGCAAGTTCTCAGTTGAATAAGAGACTTAGAGTGAGCACTAACTATGACTGGGATAACGGTATTTTCTATCAAGCGGCTGAGCAGGGTTATGGTAAACGCATCAGAAACTTTCTAGACTATCAGGCTTCCGATAAATTAAATTTTCAAGTGTCCCACAATTTTGTGTCACTCTACAGTGAAGCAACTGACGTCAAATATTATGACTTACATATCCTTAGAGGGCGCTTGGTCTACCAGGCCAACCAATACTTGTTCTTTAGGGCGATTGGTCAGTACAACAGCCTCTCAAAGGTTTGGAGCCCTAACTTCCTGGCCTCCTTTACCTACATTCCCGGTACGGTTGTGCACCTTGGCTATGGTACGGTATTGGAGAGAACTCGATGGGATGGGCAACAATATGTGCCTGCTGACAATTACTTACAGACCTTTAGTGGCTTCTTCTTTAAGGCCTCATATCTCTGGAGGCTTTAA
- the mutY gene encoding A/G-specific adenine glycosylase — protein MEKPLMSTPSNPSISTLESETFVNQLISWYEHQRRDLPWRQTNDPYKIWLSEIILQQTRVKQGMPYYLKFIQQYPTVNDLADAPESEVLRLWQGLGYYSRARNLHACAKTVSNELNGKFPSEFESLLKLKGIGRYTAAAIASIAFNKPSAVVDGNVYRVLSRVFGIEDDISEAKTLKVFEAKANSLIDKKAPGEFNQAIMDFGAMQCTPKSPACAICPMSTFCYAFNTGKQDKLPVKTKKVKVRNRYFYYFIYEYGNKLLMKERGPKDVWQGLYDFSLFESTESLSEEAILKEGANQQGLMVMDISEEVKHVLTHQRIFTRFVRVKVKDLGNFESLSKSKSLKAYELDEVQELPKPILIQNYLQKEIF, from the coding sequence ATGGAGAAGCCCTTAATGTCAACACCCTCCAATCCATCAATATCCACTTTGGAAAGCGAAACATTTGTAAATCAATTAATTAGCTGGTACGAACACCAAAGAAGAGATTTGCCTTGGCGACAAACCAACGATCCGTATAAAATATGGCTCTCTGAGATCATTTTGCAACAAACAAGGGTCAAGCAGGGTATGCCATACTATCTTAAGTTCATTCAGCAATACCCGACTGTAAATGACTTAGCTGATGCTCCGGAAAGCGAAGTGCTCAGGCTTTGGCAAGGACTTGGTTATTATTCGAGGGCGAGAAATCTTCATGCTTGCGCAAAAACGGTTTCAAATGAACTCAATGGTAAATTCCCCTCAGAATTTGAATCTCTACTAAAACTGAAGGGTATTGGCCGATATACAGCAGCAGCCATTGCCTCCATTGCTTTCAATAAACCATCGGCTGTGGTAGACGGCAATGTATATCGCGTGCTAAGTCGTGTGTTTGGGATAGAAGACGATATTTCCGAGGCCAAGACATTAAAAGTATTCGAGGCTAAGGCCAACAGCTTGATAGACAAAAAAGCTCCTGGTGAATTCAATCAAGCGATTATGGACTTCGGTGCCATGCAATGCACACCAAAGAGCCCAGCATGTGCCATTTGTCCCATGAGCACTTTCTGTTATGCTTTTAATACGGGAAAGCAGGATAAGCTACCAGTCAAGACTAAAAAAGTAAAAGTTCGAAATCGCTACTTCTATTATTTCATCTACGAATATGGAAACAAGCTCCTTATGAAAGAGCGAGGTCCAAAAGATGTCTGGCAAGGCTTGTACGATTTTAGCCTTTTTGAAAGCACTGAATCACTTTCAGAAGAGGCTATTTTGAAGGAAGGAGCCAACCAGCAGGGGCTCATGGTAATGGATATTTCCGAAGAGGTGAAACATGTACTTACTCACCAGCGAATTTTCACTCGTTTCGTTAGGGTTAAGGTCAAGGATTTAGGTAACTTTGAATCACTCTCTAAGAGCAAAAGTCTGAAGGCTTATGAATTGGACGAGGTTCAGGAATTACCCAAACCAATACTGATTCAAAACTATTTGCAGAAAGAGATTTTTTAA
- a CDS encoding HU family DNA-binding protein: MTKADVINQIAEKTGIDRSDVTTTVETLFAVVKDSMAEGENIYVRGFGSFVNKKRAKKIARNISKNTAIVIDEHYVPSFKPSKVFIEQVKGSDKVKAANN; the protein is encoded by the coding sequence GTGACTAAAGCAGATGTTATCAATCAGATAGCCGAAAAGACCGGAATTGACAGGTCTGATGTTACTACAACTGTTGAGACTCTTTTTGCAGTAGTGAAAGACTCAATGGCGGAAGGAGAGAACATTTACGTGAGGGGATTCGGAAGCTTCGTAAACAAGAAGAGAGCTAAAAAAATTGCTAGGAACATATCGAAAAACACGGCAATCGTGATTGACGAACATTATGTGCCAAGCTTTAAACCTTCAAAGGTTTTTATTGAACAAGTAAAAGGTAGCGACAAAGTTAAAGCTGCCAATAATTAA
- a CDS encoding gliding motility lipoprotein GldD — protein MKLRRRYIIQSLVILLLVLSACEEIYLPKPKGYNRIDLPENVYRALPDTFPYQFDYSSYAQLSGDSNVNADRYWANLYYPDFEALLQITYKDLRTNDNQARTLLNEAFELAMKHDIKAYGIEETLVAMPRGQVASLTQLEGEVPTQLQFFTSDSTRHFFRGALYFNTATKNDSLQPIINFIKKDVLQMLNSFEWKY, from the coding sequence TTGAAGCTTCGCAGAAGATACATCATCCAATCTCTGGTAATTCTATTGCTGGTGTTATCCGCATGCGAAGAAATATACCTACCTAAACCTAAAGGCTATAACCGCATTGATCTACCAGAAAATGTCTATCGAGCCCTTCCAGATACATTTCCCTATCAATTCGATTATTCAAGCTACGCTCAGTTGTCTGGTGATTCAAACGTAAATGCCGATAGATATTGGGCCAACCTATATTATCCAGATTTTGAAGCCTTGCTCCAGATCACTTATAAAGATTTAAGGACCAATGACAACCAAGCCAGAACATTACTGAATGAAGCCTTTGAGTTAGCGATGAAACACGATATCAAGGCCTATGGCATTGAAGAAACGTTGGTGGCCATGCCCAGAGGGCAAGTTGCTAGCCTGACACAACTCGAGGGTGAAGTACCAACTCAATTGCAATTTTTTACTTCTGATTCTACCCGTCACTTCTTTAGAGGCGCACTATACTTCAACACCGCCACAAAAAACGACTCACTGCAGCCTATTATCAACTTCATCAAAAAGGATGTCTTGCAAATGCTCAATTCTTTTGAGTGGAAATATTAA